The genomic stretch TGGTGTAATaggctcacaactttacaagagtcataGGGTCTTCCTAAGTACTacgacgaaagactagctgaggaaataaggaagaaggcttcagtataggcacaacgacctaaagaggaaatggtcctGTAACAATAATCTCGAAAccacattgtaagcattccaaaggaaagtggcacctaccgtggctaatgaacgggaagtaaaaattaaaaataatattcaagatcatatgagttgtataaaaacTCTAGCAAGTgtaggcactaagataagctaagtatggatgcaacaagggggcaaaaaagaccagaaaaagtaatagcttacgttgaaagaaaacTAAGATGGAACGGAAGAATTATTCCATCAAAactccagagttagtacgttatggatacactcaagattttggagcattatccaggcagcatatttgttgacaatcatacagccacaTAAGGCTCCGGTATacattaaaagaaagaattgagcccagggcatagacaaaggattgaattgttagaagattgtatcatggatattccataacgcccatgaaaggctaaggtaataactaataccatgagccatagatcaaaagatagcttaagcctacgtaaaggctgattaGAAGGAAGAGGTCagaagtctgattattggacctcaAAAAATTATGGAAGTTGTGCTTCAGAACATGACAAATCACTCTTagtatcagatgttcaagagaaataacacaacaaccctaatctataatggctctacaaggaagccagttagaagaaatactaacctcataagaagtcagtacgaagctcccatcagattgtgtatgtaccataGGTGCGAGTactataatagagcttcaagttatggatgtgaattacacctaggtggaagggaggttgggaaagagatagaagatacaaagcgagattttaaggtaagtaaggtaaaggtgaaaaaTGTATGAGATACCTAAAGGCAGAAGAtcatgaatagtccatacttcagatagaaagctataagcacggggatccaataacAGGGAATGATAGCAGTATCGTCAGCGGCATGTATTCTAGCCTAtgatttctaagtactgagagatctagttaagagagtagagaagagttggagacgatgtgatgtatcTCTTGAcgttctagaataacataaggaaatctatggtgcaagcaagttgaaggaaagttgcgagtattataaatggatatttataggtcgcaagctaaagtatggtagagcgacaaagttttaagaaaacatgagtaaggatgaggaaaggcaagtgaaaaggtgacgagaatggataagtcctcaggattaagtccatgaaaacaagagagataatggtttctctaagttattgaaagttcagtatagcctgaatgaactcaaaggaatctaagattaatagcatttagaaaaaaatgaaatactgacctagtaataaaatgagggtataattgtgacagataaagggtgacgtttgggccttcgtttgaatgatgatttgaaaaaaaagaaaatagaagaagaaaaggagaaaagattttgcTGGCGGTACGaaattagaatacccccataaggtgaatcacattgagacactatgaaatatgattatggaaatcacttcaaatattcctcaatgcaacgtaaaccctagcggtaatgtattacgtaagaagtttcaagtcttcaagtagaAGATTATAGATATAACTTTGTTTCAAGTCAtatacaagttacaaagtatgacatgagattaggtCATGATTtttaagacgaacggtaatgaaggagcattaaagGATTGAGattatacctaaaggataggcaacaaaagtaactgggagcttggtaagcatacctcagtaaagataaattgaagtaaaaattatagtatagtataacccatgtaaatgttgtaaagtcatatgaatggataaccagatctatgaaataatatatagcaatattcgtaaaaTTCGACAAGgtatcgagcaaagaacttcagtatatttatagatgcctagagggagaTCTCaccaagctctgtatatgttcacaaagtgaggcctaaagATTGGCTAAAGGCTGGAtgagagagaagagaagagacACATAGGCGCACTTATAAAGTCAGAGTCGTACGACCTGCATGATAAAAAGGTtgcaacagttacaagattggaaggattctgaccacaagtcatggtgtgagaaagaggacCAAAAGGGGAAATGTCATGGCCTTTGgaattattcacagaacagttacatagatggcaaggagagtactaaaTTATTCGGAAGACGTACATTGTGAAAATgctaagtgcatcagtcaacattcgaggacgaatgttccaaagggggaatgatgttacatcctgcattttcgtacattaaagttTCGTCATAAATTAAGCGACGTAAGTTCAGGAataagattattttgagattataagcactATGCTACtacaaacaagtgataagtaaatttgtaaaggtgagagggtaagaaaattgaagaaagtGAATTTCcttgaagtttgacattttgagataaaatacggtccgagatataatatccggtatttatggactagtgctatacaaggtaccacatgaccataatagtaaggtgtgcaaaatgtgttaaaagtgagtagtattttaagtaatttgagataattcttaattatgtggataattgggtaattatgaaTTTTAAGTAGGAGATTATCttataaattgaatttttggTGGAAAAGTATTTGGATAATTATTAGGGGGACAAATCCACATGTGATTTGTGAAGACTTGGCAGCAAGATAGAGACAATTTAATGACTCTTAAGTTCATTTACTAAGGTGGCAAGATTGGAGGAGTCCTTATGGCTTAGTCACCTTGTAAAGTGGGGTCCATTATAACAAAAATGTCTCAACTCGTACAAGTGATGGAAGCGTGATTTTGCTCCAACAGGAATTTTATACGAATTTATACTGTGTAATAACAAAgaaattttgcgattctaagggaatacggtgcaatctttctcaagaatatcatacggattttccctactTCGAACCGCCATTACatgttgtcgcaattgacgtgtgttagatgGAGTGTCAAGATAATTggctcaggtatattaaggctatcccttctttgttttggcatgatccaaattatactgaagaaacgagcaaatacacagttttctataaattactctattcatagaaatagtaggggtgtctatattcttgattccccatgagaattactattatcttctgttcatggatctcagaataatacatagttggaaaagtttatctaGAATGAATATcaagattattatgtattttttcatgcatttcactcatttatacatgtgcattgacccatgaccagatggcgttatatacgcgtatatatgtaaatatatgtatatgggatatggtaaaaggttacggcgttatatactaaccaccacttgatcagctggtatatgatgatgatgttgcccacattGGCTAAAATAcaattcaaacggcgttatataagcatatatatgtatatatatgtatttgggatatgggaaaggttatggcgttatatacgcaccaccacctggtcAGCTGGTATAccttgatgattttgcccacagtggccgatatgatacgATGGGATGACCTCAGAgactgatgatgttatgagacatgtacctatgcatgaaaTGACATtgatacacatatgcatgacgctaaaagtatttcatgatttacagagttattcagacttacaggttaagtcaagtactctatatttcttccatgtctattatgtacttatttatgtgccttacatactcggtatatttttcgtactgacgtcccttttgcctggggatactatgtttcatgcccgcaggtcccgattgactggtcgagagccctccaagcaagctatcagcttagcggaagatgttagtgcgctccatttgctttggagttgcttgtttggcttGTATGAATTAGTTGCATATTTTTTGGTCTGGCGGGGctctgtcccgatctttatgacaattatgtactcttagaggcttgtagacatatgtcgtgtacgtgaaagattatacggccttgtcggcctatgctTGGAGTTTATTAATAATCATGTTAgtctattaggcccgtatgtcacgtatatatgataatgtaataaaatAGATACGTTACATtcgtactcggttgagtaaggtaccgggtgcccttCGCGGCCCATTGTTTTAGGTCGTGACACCAACATGGCCCGAGAAGTGGAGATGGGGACTCCTTATCAGCTAGTTTTGGAAATTGCTCAAAGTATTGAGGGCTATCATCTAAGAGGTAGGGAGAAGATGCAGTAGGACAAGAGGGCTAGATTCTttggagagtttagaggtgccccggcTAAGGCAGAGGTCAGTTTGAGAGGGGTCAGCCTAGCATGTCCCCATATTtagcaccaccacctcctcgaggTTCTCTAGCGCACCCCTATTTCGgtgccatgccagagagttcttaccCCTCGCCAGCTATTCAAGGTTCCTCCGGTAGGTATTTAGGTCCCCAGAGTTCTTCTGGTTCCTATTTCAGTGCAATACTAGAGAGTTTATATCGTCCACTCGCTATACAGGCTTCTTCCAGTGGGTctacaggccatcagggtcagatATTAGGGCAGCAGGTCACCGCACCATGGGGTTGTTTTGAGTGCAGCgaccttggtcatatgaggagatactGCCCTAGGCTTCGGGTAAAGGCAGTACAGAAGATTCAGCAGCCCATGATTACAACACCAGTTGCCTAGCCGCCTAGAAGCGGAGGACAGACTGGTAGGGGCCATACTAGAGGTGGAAGCcaggcagggagaggtcagccaacTACTGCTCAAACAGATAGAGGTCGGCCAGCTggcgctccagccagattctatgcttttccggCCAGACCTAATGCATTAGCCTCAGATGCcattatcacaggtattatttccgtcTGCGGTAGGGacgcttcagtgctatttgatccagggcctacctattcatatgtgtcatctctgtttgctcatttcctggatattcctcATGAGTCCTTGGGTAATCTCGTTCATGTGTCCATCTTTATGGGcaattctgtggttgtggatcagaTCTACCAGTCCTGTGTGGTCATATTCTTTGGTTTCGAGACTAGAGAATATCTTATGTTGCTTGATATGactgactttgaggtcatcctgggcatggattggttatccccataccACGTCGTCTTGGACTTTTATGCCAAGACTGTTATTTTAGCGATGCTAGAGTTgccaaggttggagtggaagggttcctcagTTAGTTCCTCTAGCCAGGTGATCTCTttttgaaggctcgacatatggctTATCTAGCCAATGTTCGAGACTCCACCACAaagtctccgacgattgattcagtaTCAATAGTCTgggagttcgccgatgtgtttccttctcaccttcctggcatgccaccggattgtgatatttatttctgcattgatttggctccaggtacccagcctatatctattccaccatacaaTATGTCCCCAAAAGAATTGAAGGAGATGAAGGagaagcttgaggagttgttagcaaaggggtttgttagaccgaGTGTGTCACCTTGGAGTGCACCGGtgttatttgtgaaaaagaaggatgggaccatggggatgtgcattgattaccgtcaattgaacaaggctaccatcaagaacaagtgcCTCTTGCcgtgtattgatgatttgtttgaccagtttcaggggtgctagggtgttctctaagaatGACTTGAGATCAAGGtactatcagttgaagattcgggactcagatgttccgaagactgctttccatactagatatggtcactatgagtttctagtgatgtcatttggcctgactaatgccccagcagcatttatggacttgatgaatagggtgttcaggcattatattgattcctttgttatcTTCTTTATTGaagacatcttgatatactcacgtagccCGGGGGAGCACAAGCAatatttgagagtagtgcttcagaccttgcgagagcagaagctatatgctaagttctccaagtgtgagttttggctagtgtcagtggcattcttggggcatattgtgctAGGAGAGGTATTAAGgcggatcctaagaagattgaggcaactTAGAGTTGTCCATGTCCTACTTCAATGACCGAGATCAgaagtttcttggggttagcaggttattactgcCGATTCgtgcagggat from Nicotiana sylvestris chromosome 12, ASM39365v2, whole genome shotgun sequence encodes the following:
- the LOC138883783 gene encoding uncharacterized protein is translated as MPESSYPSPAIQGSSGRYLGPQSSSGSYFSAILESLYRPLAIQASSSGSTGHQGQILGQQVTAPWGCFECSDLGHMRRYCPRLRPPRSGGQTGRGHTRGGSQAGRGQPTTAQTDRGRPAGAPARFYAFPARPNALASDAIITGIISVCGRDASVLFDPGPTYSYVSSLFAHFLDIPHESLGNLVHVSIFMGNSVVVDQIYQSCVVIFFGFETREYLMLLDMTDFEVILGMDWLSPYHVVLDFYAKTVILAMLELPRLEWKGSSVSSSSQVISF